A genomic segment from Glycine soja cultivar W05 chromosome 20, ASM419377v2, whole genome shotgun sequence encodes:
- the LOC114402929 gene encoding cysteine-rich receptor-like protein kinase 26 — MAGVSFWLLSFVLCLFIIITSQASAQTCDNSRGNYTINSTYHNNLNTLLSSFSSHTEINYGFYNLSYGQGTDKVYTIGLCTGDQNQDDCLRCLNVARGNLTQLCPNQKEAIHWRVECLLRYSNRPIFGTVQNEPMQILYLITNVTGSVDQFNAVVESWMTNLTRKAASGDSRRKYATGTTFAPNFQTINGQTQCTPDLSSEECTNCLMESMASIIDCCSGHAGGSVLKPSCRFRFDPYTYYGPTLRLDPDSPPPTMAPPPSPSTNKTSSSQSQASAGKSKTARTIIAITVPVASVVLALGLFCIFLAVRKPTKKSEIKREEDSHEDEITIDESLQFNFDTIRVATNEFDDSNKLGEGGFGAVYSGRLSNGQVIAVKRLSRDSGQGDIEFKSEVLLMAKLQHRNLVRLLGFCLEGRERLLVYEYVPNKSLDCFIFDPIKKKQLNWQRRYKIIEGIARGILYLHEDSRLRIIHRDLKASNILLDEEMHPKISDFGIARLVQVDQTQAYTNKIVGTYGYMAPEYAIYGQFSAKSDVFSFGVLVLEIVSGQKNTGIRRGENVEDLLNLAWRNWKNGTATNIVDPSLNDGSQNEIMRCIHIALLCVQENVAARPTMASIALMFNSYSLTLPVPSEPAFVVDSKTRSLPDAWSSGYNSRETRSTKSTNKSIEYSVDDSSITEPYPR, encoded by the exons ATGGCTGGTGTTTCTTTTTGGCTCCTTTCCTTTGTTTTATGTCTCTTTATCATAATTACCTCACAAGCCAGTGCCCAGACATGTGATAACAGCAGAGGCAACTACACAATAAACAGCACCTACCACAACAACCTCAACACCCTCTTATCCAGTTTCTCTTCCCACACGGAAATCAACTACGGTTTCTACAATCTCTCATATGGTCAAGGCACAGACAAAGTATACACCATTGGACTCTGTACAGGTGATCAAAACCAGGATGACTGCCTCAGATGCCTCAACGTTGCCAGAGGCAATCTCACACAGCTTTGTCCAAACCAGAAAGAGGCTATTCACTGGAGAGTAGAGTGCTTGCTACGCTACTCTAACCGCCCCATATTTGGCACCGTGCAAAATGAACCTATGCAGATACTCTACTTGATAACAAACGTAACGGGTTCGGTGGATCAGTTCAACGCAGTGGTCGAGAGCTGGATGACGAATTTAACTCGCAAAGCTGCCTCGGGTGACTCTCGTCGTAAATATGCTACGGGCACTACCTTTGCTCCGAATTTTCAAACCATAAATGGTCAAACGCAGTGCACGCCTGATTTGTCATCGGAAGAATGCACTAACTGCTTGATGGAATCTATGGCATCAATCATAGATTGTTGTAGTGGACATGCTGGAGGCTCTGTTTTAAAACCCAGTTGTAGATTTAGATTTGACCCCTACACTTACTACGGACCAACACTGAGATTAGACCCAGATTCACCACCACCGACAATGGCCCCGCCACCATCACCGTCTACCAACAAAACTTCTTCTTCACAATCACAAG CAAGTGCAGGAAAGAGCAAGACAGCACGAACTATCATTGCCATAACAGTCCCAGTTGCTAGTGTTGTTTTAGCGCTTGGTCTTTTCTGCATTTTTCTAGCAGTGAGgaagccaacaaaaaaaagcGAAA TTAAAAGAGAAGAAGATAGTCATGAAGATGAAATTACCATTGATGAGTCATTGCAATTCAATTTTGACACCATTCGAGTTGCTACAAATGAATTCGATGATTCTAATAAACTTGGAGAAGGCGGGTTTGGAGCGGTTTACAGC GGCCGGCTTTCCAATGGACAAGTAATTGCTGTCAAAAGGTTGTCAAGGGATTCTGGGCAGGGAGATATAGAATTCAAGAGTGAAGTGCTTTTAATGGCCAAGCTTCAACACCGAAATTTAGTTAGGCTACTTGGTTTCTGTTTGGAAGGAAGAGAAAGGTTGCTTGTTTATGAATATGTTCCTAATAAAAGCCTTGATTGCTTCATATTTG ATccaataaagaaaaaacaattgaaTTGGCAAAGGCGGTACAAAATCATTGAAGGTATCGCTCGAGGCATTCTCTACCTCCACGAGGATTCTCGATTACGAATTATACATAGAGACCTCAAAGCAAGTAACATTCTCTTGGACGAAGAGATGCATCCTAAGATATCAGATTTTGGGATCGCAAGATTGGTTCAGGTGGATCAGACACAAgcatatacaaataaaattgttgGAACCTA TGGATATATGGCACCTGAGTATGCAATATATGGTCAGTTTTCAGCAAAATCAgatgtttttagttttggtgTATTGGTTCTTGAGATTGTAAGTGGCCAAAAAAACACTGGTATTCGTCGTGGGGAGAACGTGGAGGATCTATTGAATTTG GCATGGCGAAACTGGAAGAATGGAACAGCTACAAATATTGTAGACCCCTCATTAAACGACGGTTCTCAAAATGAAATAATGAGATGCATTCACATTGCATTATTATGTGTTCAAGAAAATGTGGCTGCCAGACCAACCATGGCTTCTATTGCACTCATGTTTAATAGCTATTCTCTCACTCTCCCGGTGCCTTCAGAACCTGCGTTTGTTGTGGATAGTAAAACTAGAAGCCTTCCTGACGCATGGTCATCAGGGTATAATTCAAGGGAAACAAGATCAACTAAATCCACAAATAAATCAATTGAATATTCAGTAGATGATTCTTCAATTACAGAGCCATATCCTCGCTAG